One Aegilops tauschii subsp. strangulata cultivar AL8/78 chromosome 7, Aet v6.0, whole genome shotgun sequence genomic window carries:
- the LOC109752350 gene encoding ras-related protein RHN1 produces MMAPTPSSVIQAKLVLLGDLGAGKTSIVVRFAKGLYYECQESTIGAAFFSQALPVSGAGGGEDATVRFDIWDTAGQERYHSLAPMYYRGAAAAVVVYDITSTDSYIRAKRWVDELQRQGNPHLVMALVGNKVDLEKRRKVGTQEALEYAERNGLFFLETSAKTAQNVGELFYELAERLVKVRPNHPAGMVLHNDGQRGVRGRWFCCSG; encoded by the exons ATGATGGCTCCGACTCCGAGCAGCGTCATCCAGGCCAAGCTG GTGCTCCTGGGGGACCTGGGCGCCGGGAAGACCAGCATCGTGGTCCGGTTCGCCAAGGGGCTCTACTACGAGTGCCAGGAGTCCACCATCGGGGCGGCCTTCTTCTCGCAGGCGCTGCCCGTGAGCGGCGCCGGGGGAGGTGAGGACGCCACCGTCAGGTTCGACATCTGGGACACCGCCGGGCAGGAGCGCTACCACAGCCTCGCCCCCATGTACTACCGcggggccgccgccgccgtcgtcgtctaCGACATCACTAGCACG GATTCGTACATCCGAGCGAAGAGGTGGGTCGACGAGCTTCAGAGACAAG GGAACCCTCATTTGGTGATGGCGTTAGTGGGCAACAAGGTCGATCTGGAAAAAAGGAGGAAGGTTGGCACACAG GAGGCGCTGGAGTACGCGGAGCGGAACGGCCTCTTCTTCCTGGAGACGTCGGCCAAGACTGCGCAGAACGTCGGCGAGCTCTTCTACGAGCTAG CCGAGAGACTGGTGAAGGTGCGGCCGAACCATCCAGCCGGGATGGTCCTGCACAACGACGGCCAGCGCGGCGTCAGAGGGCGGTGGTTCTGCTGCTCCGGGTGA